One Candidatus Scalindua japonica genomic region harbors:
- the speD gene encoding adenosylmethionine decarboxylase has translation MEAFGRHLLVEMWDCNREILDDAEKITQIMCDAANDAGATVVKSIHHEFDPPGITAVAILSESHISIHTWPIEGYVAADIFTCGTVADPQIAVKRLLDGFGPKEHTSVEIKRGSPFIKETMLSKALSTTT, from the coding sequence ATGGAAGCATTCGGACGACATCTTTTAGTTGAGATGTGGGATTGTAACAGGGAAATCCTTGATGATGCGGAAAAGATAACACAAATTATGTGTGATGCTGCAAATGATGCCGGCGCGACTGTAGTCAAATCTATTCACCACGAGTTTGATCCTCCGGGAATAACTGCTGTAGCTATTTTATCAGAGTCACATATTTCAATTCATACGTGGCCTATAGAAGGCTATGTGGCTGCTGATATATTTACTTGTGGAACTGTAGCTGATCCTCAAATAGCCGTTAAGAGGCTGCTGGATGGTTTTGGGCCAAAAGAGCACACTTCCGTTGAGATAAAAAGGGGTTCACCATTTATCAAGGAGACAATGCTTTCTAAAGCGTTGTCTACAACTACTTAG
- a CDS encoding GNAT family N-acetyltransferase: protein MELVRINDRLAWENVRKDKPEMHGYSFSYNWLNFQARWHSGERITAALVDGRKIYDLFAGIRKDNIIWAGPANAPGGSSSSYHTDLFCKHFGDDRIYLNSYNALPLARDVNYEMVIDLHEIKSVDEYISVNTSENIKRKYRKGVKKNIIVKEGNVSTFFKCYDELVKRKSIRYPFTIDYFHSMIDLLGEEIILRSFYLEDRLMGSSLLMVTPSHIHNYFVLAKTESFIEGFPAVLFVQMIEEALQRNKRWVNCGPSSPWDGSYEFKRRFGARPKEIYSYIIQGKPLEVSSLRLKSWIKRWKGKRHAESAKVQSSNKAVP, encoded by the coding sequence ATGGAATTAGTCAGGATAAATGATCGTTTGGCTTGGGAGAATGTCAGAAAGGACAAACCTGAAATGCATGGCTATTCTTTTAGTTATAACTGGTTAAACTTTCAAGCCAGGTGGCACTCTGGTGAGAGAATTACTGCCGCACTGGTTGATGGAAGAAAAATCTACGATCTGTTTGCCGGTATACGAAAAGATAACATTATATGGGCAGGACCTGCCAATGCTCCAGGTGGCAGCAGTAGTTCTTACCATACCGATCTTTTTTGCAAACACTTTGGTGACGACCGAATCTACCTTAATTCTTACAACGCTCTTCCACTTGCCAGAGATGTTAATTACGAAATGGTTATTGATTTACATGAAATTAAATCAGTAGATGAGTATATTAGTGTTAATACATCAGAAAATATAAAGAGAAAGTATAGAAAAGGAGTGAAAAAGAATATTATCGTAAAAGAAGGAAATGTGAGTACTTTCTTCAAATGCTATGATGAACTTGTTAAAAGAAAGTCAATTCGCTATCCATTTACCATTGATTACTTTCATTCTATGATTGATCTGCTCGGAGAAGAAATCATTTTGCGTTCTTTTTATCTGGAAGACAGACTGATGGGATCATCCCTGTTGATGGTAACGCCATCGCATATTCATAATTATTTTGTATTAGCAAAGACTGAATCTTTTATAGAAGGGTTTCCTGCAGTTCTCTTTGTACAGATGATTGAAGAGGCATTGCAACGTAACAAACGATGGGTCAATTGTGGTCCCTCTTCTCCCTGGGATGGAAGCTATGAGTTTAAACGCCGCTTTGGTGCCAGACCAAAAGAGATATATTCTTATATTATTCAGGGGAAACCGTTAGAAGTATCATCCCTTCGTCTTAAAAGCTGGATAAAAAGATGGAAAGGCAAAAGACATGCAGAATCTGCGAAAGTTCAAAGTAGCAACAAAGCTGTTCCTTGA
- a CDS encoding polysaccharide deacetylase family protein, which produces MQNLRKFKVATKLFLDRFRPYPYIMGLMPRPGYIARTLGSVIHESAVVKGKLNLSEPAWFQMNSGAFIENLTISGMHFCYIGENCSIHDRHIDQNTFVLNNQIIQGVDNCVKELTVSVDLEGAYSLAEGSTGNHQLIQKESADRARQIHSIFKESGIKSTWFVVGDLFEDRYMGPVCDEIMADPDIEIGWHTQNHINYFSVSEHEVDRDLECAARVRLRHSLELKSMAFPYNAVGFVDKVVSAGFSRIRGYVGQFYIPATVDFGNFVFMGTSMFVGPDTVENCLNKIPQKPANFNIFLHPVDWIGHDISPLRHFMRNVQKPEKVMEKYHC; this is translated from the coding sequence ATGCAGAATCTGCGAAAGTTCAAAGTAGCAACAAAGCTGTTCCTTGACCGTTTTCGTCCTTATCCTTACATTATGGGATTAATGCCGCGACCAGGGTATATAGCCAGAACGCTTGGGAGCGTTATACATGAAAGTGCAGTGGTAAAAGGGAAATTAAATCTCAGTGAGCCTGCATGGTTTCAGATGAACAGTGGTGCATTTATAGAAAACCTGACGATTTCTGGCATGCACTTTTGTTACATAGGTGAAAATTGCTCTATACACGATAGACATATTGATCAGAATACTTTCGTTCTGAACAACCAGATAATTCAAGGGGTAGATAATTGTGTAAAAGAATTGACTGTCTCTGTTGATTTGGAAGGGGCTTATTCGTTAGCTGAAGGCAGTACTGGTAACCATCAGTTAATTCAGAAAGAATCAGCAGATCGTGCCAGGCAGATTCATTCAATATTCAAGGAATCAGGGATCAAAAGTACCTGGTTCGTAGTAGGTGATCTTTTTGAGGATCGTTATATGGGACCCGTTTGTGATGAAATAATGGCAGACCCAGATATTGAAATAGGATGGCACACACAGAACCATATCAACTATTTCTCAGTATCGGAACATGAAGTAGATAGAGATCTGGAGTGTGCAGCAAGAGTTCGCCTGCGCCATAGTCTGGAACTGAAAAGCATGGCATTTCCCTACAACGCAGTTGGATTTGTCGATAAAGTAGTATCAGCCGGCTTTTCACGTATCAGGGGTTATGTTGGACAATTTTACATACCAGCAACAGTTGATTTTGGTAATTTTGTCTTCATGGGAACATCAATGTTTGTGGGACCAGATACGGTTGAAAACTGTTTAAATAAAATTCCTCAAAAACCTGCAAATTTTAACATTTTTCTTCATCCTGTTGATTGGATTGGCCATGATATATCACCACTTCGTCATTTTATGCGTAATGTTCAGAAACCGGAAAAAGTCATGGAGAAGTATCACTGCTGA
- a CDS encoding isochorismatase family protein, producing MLIIFFSLFYTPYGTPHLSVMVTDNQSLILIDPLIGFCGLSGSLAKRYGERELAEIRNTIPRIAQAAAISTRTHLVRSEYFAGQFTDGNMDDTLANLCVPDANEDCRVISELSNVKFRSRTTKCEENAFSSKEFGNVVGDDIRNGISKFVVAGFLLEHCVKVTAEKLVEFLSDGKIQVVVCTDLTASRVEKYSNGVVESTKVNLKSKGVVIESWEEASP from the coding sequence TTGCTTATTATATTTTTTTCATTATTTTATACGCCATACGGCACACCTCACCTCAGCGTTATGGTAACCGATAATCAGTCACTAATTCTTATAGATCCATTGATCGGATTTTGCGGACTAAGCGGTTCTCTTGCAAAGAGGTATGGAGAGAGGGAACTCGCCGAGATCAGAAATACAATTCCCAGAATTGCCCAGGCCGCGGCGATTTCGACTAGAACACATCTTGTGAGGTCTGAATATTTTGCAGGTCAATTTACAGATGGAAACATGGATGACACTCTCGCCAATCTATGTGTTCCGGATGCTAACGAAGACTGTAGAGTAATCAGTGAATTGTCGAATGTTAAGTTTAGATCGAGAACAACTAAGTGTGAGGAGAACGCCTTTTCCTCTAAAGAATTCGGGAACGTAGTAGGTGATGACATCAGGAACGGAATTAGTAAGTTTGTAGTTGCGGGCTTCTTGCTTGAGCATTGCGTTAAAGTAACTGCAGAAAAACTTGTAGAATTCCTCTCTGATGGAAAAATTCAAGTAGTGGTTTGCACCGACTTGACTGCATCAAGAGTGGAAAAATATTCAAACGGAGTTGTAGAAAGTACAAAAGTAAACCTGAAATCGAAAGGAGTAGTAATTGAAAGCTGGGAAGAGGCATCACCATAA
- a CDS encoding response regulator: MSKKILIVEYDVSFHTLYELILDDTDYRIIHAYDENDALAKVEEENPDLIILDILLDMITGDTFFLFLKNIPKYADIPVIIASNYPRQKYKSLKEIDPTLVILDKTAINETLITEINAKIG, encoded by the coding sequence GTGAGTAAAAAAATCCTGATAGTGGAATATGACGTGTCCTTTCATACTTTGTATGAACTCATTCTAGACGATACTGATTACAGAATAATTCATGCATATGACGAAAATGATGCATTAGCTAAAGTGGAAGAAGAAAACCCGGACTTGATTATTCTTGATATATTACTGGACATGATAACAGGAGATACATTCTTCTTATTTTTGAAAAATATACCCAAATATGCTGATATACCCGTTATTATAGCCAGTAACTATCCTCGGCAAAAATACAAAAGTCTAAAGGAAATAGATCCAACACTTGTAATTCTTGATAAGACCGCTATAAATGAAACCTTGATTACCGAAATCAACGCAAAAATTGGATAG
- a CDS encoding tetratricopeptide repeat protein, with protein sequence MTNVLAVTILILTALTLNIPKLRKPLSEDDGNWYYLSVFWQKGVRMFKGYDNNGYFGVPWISARLYNIIGFERLTFFYIFKSIWYSLTSVSIYWLSLCFWNDPLLSFVAGLSFAMLTAVPNTLFVLTYAEHFFILPINLCIIFTYYGMTTGNSFYFVLSGIMSAWSVQIKTPALIFSMLLPLIFYFTPHFLAGVSYYMVAFMGINLLPIYHVKRQGGDLNQYLHRTFYPAIEAFNVYIIKLKLKPLINRISKTSDYLTTGTYVKAHHNKDRKTQWACFSDFMLPAIKDLYMILFLAAAQIILLFKDFDLFSLSMVLLFIIFLLMQQVQKNYYTPHFNPCWAPVSILAAKTAFDIWPYLLNSGVLGWTVIAFIGIECTRIGITIIKSFSKGEINSFGYLDPLFGKLFRLGETIGQYIRKHSKEEEKLFVWGDQPSIYLYAGREAFNSHISYLVPYAHHDHIIIEDELLNSLREKPPELLLFYNYKVKDNWNIKRLQNKIGIPYNLMKTFRLTDHRYKNAGNPQGICFDFPLYRRNDQLYSEILLDRALNAEINGNVHETRKHLEYILDIFPDNFEASVRLSLMKENSVDKKRMRDFLDEKIKEGNNSRKISSLFRLLAELDVETEDFDNALNKYEKAVASNPNDFRSYNGLGELYLSMDKTEAAITLFNKAVALNPYFPDVYNNVGVLLAGKGKYEDSIKFFQKALSILPTHTDSLENLRAAGSHLEE encoded by the coding sequence ATGACAAATGTATTGGCAGTAACGATATTAATTCTCACTGCGTTGACGTTAAACATCCCTAAGTTACGAAAGCCCCTATCTGAAGATGACGGTAACTGGTATTATTTATCAGTATTCTGGCAAAAAGGGGTTAGAATGTTCAAGGGATACGACAATAACGGTTATTTTGGAGTACCATGGATATCGGCAAGGCTTTACAATATTATCGGCTTTGAGAGATTAACATTCTTTTACATATTTAAATCGATCTGGTACAGTCTTACATCAGTATCTATTTACTGGCTGAGCCTGTGCTTCTGGAATGACCCTCTCTTGTCATTTGTTGCCGGGCTATCTTTCGCAATGTTAACCGCTGTACCAAACACATTATTTGTTTTAACGTATGCTGAGCACTTTTTTATTCTACCCATAAATCTTTGCATTATTTTTACATATTATGGCATGACAACCGGAAATAGTTTTTATTTTGTTCTCTCTGGTATTATGTCTGCGTGGTCTGTCCAGATAAAAACTCCCGCGCTTATCTTCAGTATGCTATTACCGCTAATTTTTTATTTCACACCGCACTTCTTAGCGGGTGTTTCTTATTACATGGTAGCGTTTATGGGAATTAATCTACTGCCAATATACCATGTTAAAAGGCAAGGCGGAGATTTAAATCAGTATTTACATAGAACATTTTACCCCGCAATTGAAGCATTCAATGTCTATATCATCAAACTTAAATTAAAGCCGCTAATTAATCGTATCTCAAAAACATCTGATTATCTTACAACAGGCACATATGTCAAAGCCCACCATAATAAGGATAGAAAGACTCAATGGGCATGTTTCAGTGACTTTATGCTGCCCGCAATTAAAGATTTATATATGATTCTTTTCTTAGCTGCTGCTCAGATTATTCTGCTATTTAAAGATTTCGATCTGTTCAGTTTATCAATGGTTTTACTCTTTATCATCTTCCTGTTAATGCAGCAGGTTCAGAAAAACTATTATACTCCACATTTCAATCCATGTTGGGCGCCTGTCAGCATTCTTGCGGCAAAGACTGCCTTTGACATATGGCCGTACCTCTTAAATAGTGGTGTTTTAGGATGGACGGTAATAGCATTCATCGGTATTGAGTGTACCAGAATTGGAATAACAATTATTAAGTCATTTTCTAAAGGTGAGATTAATTCTTTCGGATATCTTGATCCTTTATTTGGAAAGCTGTTTCGATTAGGCGAAACTATCGGTCAATATATTCGCAAGCATTCTAAAGAAGAGGAAAAACTGTTCGTGTGGGGAGATCAACCTTCTATATATCTTTACGCAGGACGAGAAGCCTTCAATTCGCATATCAGCTATCTCGTGCCTTATGCACATCATGATCATATCATAATTGAAGACGAATTACTTAACTCCCTGAGGGAAAAACCTCCTGAATTGCTGCTTTTCTACAATTATAAGGTAAAAGATAACTGGAATATCAAAAGGCTCCAGAATAAAATCGGTATTCCATACAATCTTATGAAAACTTTCAGGCTTACTGATCACAGGTATAAAAATGCCGGTAACCCGCAAGGCATCTGCTTTGACTTTCCGCTTTACCGAAGAAACGATCAACTATACAGCGAAATATTACTTGACCGTGCTTTAAACGCAGAGATCAATGGAAATGTTCATGAAACCCGGAAGCATCTTGAATACATTCTTGACATTTTTCCTGATAATTTTGAGGCTTCAGTAAGATTGTCTTTAATGAAGGAAAATTCAGTTGACAAAAAGAGAATGAGGGATTTCCTGGATGAAAAAATTAAAGAAGGCAACAATTCTAGGAAAATTTCATCTCTCTTCAGACTGTTGGCGGAACTTGATGTTGAAACAGAAGATTTTGATAACGCTCTGAACAAATATGAAAAAGCAGTTGCTTCAAATCCTAATGACTTCAGAAGTTATAATGGATTAGGCGAATTGTATTTATCCATGGATAAAACAGAAGCAGCCATTACCTTATTTAATAAAGCGGTTGCGTTGAACCCCTATTTTCCTGATGTTTATAATAACGTTGGTGTATTATTAGCCGGTAAAGGTAAATATGAAGATTCAATAAAATTTTTTCAAAAAGCACTTTCAATCTTGCCTACCCATACAGACTCACTTGAAAACCTGAGAGCAGCGGGCTCACATCTTGAAGAGTGA
- a CDS encoding response regulator, with protein MATILIADDEPGMRILIEQTLEPLIDKGVELLLANDGKQALEIIKRAKPDLVLLDVMMPEMSGFDVCNSAKNILGMKDVYILILTAKGQKFDKQMAKDIGVNHYITKPFDLDELLEKVVNILGIEM; from the coding sequence ATGGCAACGATTTTAATTGCAGACGATGAACCCGGAATGAGAATCTTAATTGAACAAACCCTTGAACCACTTATAGACAAAGGAGTAGAGTTACTACTTGCAAATGATGGAAAACAGGCACTTGAGATTATTAAGAGAGCAAAACCAGATCTTGTACTCCTTGATGTCATGATGCCGGAAATGAGTGGTTTTGATGTGTGTAATTCGGCTAAGAATATACTTGGAATGAAAGATGTTTACATCTTGATACTTACTGCAAAGGGACAGAAGTTTGATAAACAAATGGCTAAAGATATCGGTGTTAATCATTATATAACAAAACCTTTTGATCTTGATGAGCTCCTTGAAAAAGTGGTTAATATTCTTGGAATTGAGATGTAG
- a CDS encoding methyltransferase domain-containing protein yields MRVLDLAKRLLPISIKLKGQCLINNHLPRWLSRKKLHNIIEHKLRTFNNLKESIRFLNYDFKDKNVLELGPGYLFGLAYLFLAEGAKNTGVVDSFDWKRFVLRYDYVMEYYRKHIEQEYNTRIEATFYPTKSTSTIQSFVNENGDSGYAANEIDLIYSNACLEHVRKVDTVFKNMFRVLKTGGIMVHQIDLRNHYDFDKPLDYLRLSDQEWETQNHPDDSYTNRLRVCDYRNILNQYPHRVLKFAIQFDDQFTAPDDINQKFINSKDVDAVGLFMVIEKL; encoded by the coding sequence ATGAGAGTCCTGGATTTAGCGAAGCGATTATTGCCGATAAGTATTAAACTGAAAGGCCAATGCTTAATTAATAACCATCTGCCGCGATGGTTGAGTAGGAAAAAGCTACATAACATAATTGAACATAAACTTCGAACATTCAATAACCTTAAAGAGAGCATTCGTTTCTTAAATTATGATTTTAAAGACAAAAATGTGCTTGAACTGGGACCTGGCTACCTGTTTGGCCTTGCTTACCTTTTTCTGGCTGAAGGTGCTAAAAATACTGGAGTTGTTGACAGTTTTGACTGGAAGCGGTTTGTGTTGAGATATGATTATGTAATGGAGTATTACAGAAAGCATATCGAACAGGAGTATAACACTCGAATAGAGGCAACTTTCTATCCTACTAAATCAACATCTACCATTCAATCATTCGTCAACGAGAATGGAGATTCTGGGTATGCGGCCAATGAAATCGATTTAATTTATTCTAATGCGTGTCTGGAGCATGTACGTAAAGTTGATACTGTCTTCAAGAATATGTTCCGTGTTTTGAAAACTGGTGGCATCATGGTACATCAAATTGATTTGCGCAACCACTATGATTTTGACAAGCCATTAGATTATTTAAGACTGTCTGATCAGGAGTGGGAGACTCAGAATCACCCTGATGATTCTTACACAAACAGATTAAGGGTCTGTGATTATCGGAATATTTTAAATCAATATCCACATAGGGTATTAAAGTTTGCTATACAATTTGATGATCAGTTTACGGCACCTGATGATATAAATCAGAAATTTATCAATTCTAAGGACGTTGATGCGGTTGGGCTGTTTATGGTTATTGAAAAGTTATAA
- a CDS encoding radical SAM protein → MITMKSILHSLSSFCLPGKVLTSPLDKPERMHLNLTSACNIHCIICRWGDKKSYPKGVFLSKDVIDKLITETFDSLRELRIDSAGENLLSSHFAHVLSEATKRNVPIFISTNGTILNERNAEVICNSSVKNMQISIDSPVKETLELLRSGAGYENVIKGAETIVKARRKTDNNKKPHIDFHAALFKSNLEQVPDLLRLAKRTGIDGVTVAFGFIHEHMNPDWSIFWEKTRTKIVIAKSLLLSKILGIHFSAPINFLKIFGKYKSNNYCNYLFESTYIEPSGKVSPCCIGRYDLGDLNHSSFSDIWSGKRYSELRRTYNTDTPVYNKCASCYITGYWDPDDYKTYFHPSHWKYVEKKSNKIHPG, encoded by the coding sequence ATGATTACAATGAAATCTATACTACATTCTCTGAGTTCATTTTGCCTACCAGGAAAGGTACTTACCTCTCCATTAGATAAACCTGAACGAATGCATCTCAATTTAACAAGTGCCTGCAATATACACTGTATAATCTGTCGCTGGGGTGATAAAAAATCATACCCGAAAGGTGTTTTTTTAAGTAAAGATGTTATTGATAAACTGATAACTGAAACATTTGATTCCCTGAGGGAGCTGAGAATTGATTCTGCCGGAGAAAATCTCCTCTCCAGTCATTTCGCTCATGTCCTGTCGGAGGCAACGAAACGCAATGTCCCTATATTTATATCTACTAATGGTACGATACTTAACGAAAGAAATGCTGAAGTTATCTGCAATTCATCAGTAAAGAATATGCAGATATCAATTGACAGCCCTGTAAAGGAAACACTTGAATTATTGAGATCTGGTGCAGGATATGAAAATGTTATTAAGGGAGCAGAAACTATCGTAAAAGCCAGGAGAAAAACAGATAATAATAAAAAACCACATATTGATTTCCATGCTGCTCTGTTTAAGTCTAATCTGGAACAAGTGCCGGATTTATTACGGCTGGCAAAAAGAACAGGTATTGACGGAGTAACCGTCGCATTCGGTTTTATTCATGAACACATGAATCCGGATTGGTCAATATTCTGGGAGAAAACGAGGACGAAAATAGTTATTGCGAAATCGCTGCTTCTATCAAAAATACTGGGCATACATTTTTCTGCACCGATTAATTTTCTAAAAATATTTGGTAAATACAAATCAAATAATTATTGCAATTACCTGTTCGAGTCTACCTATATTGAACCAAGCGGTAAAGTATCTCCCTGTTGTATTGGTCGTTACGATTTAGGAGATCTTAATCACTCTTCATTTTCTGACATCTGGTCAGGCAAAAGATATAGTGAATTACGAAGGACCTACAATACTGATACACCAGTATACAATAAATGTGCAAGTTGTTATATAACAGGCTATTGGGACCCAGATGACTATAAAACATATTTCCACCCGTCTCACTGGAAATATGTTGAAAAAAAATCAAACAAAATACACCCCGGCTAA
- the speE gene encoding polyamine aminopropyltransferase, translating into MKKDLPSRWIYDYFSPSEVHKHAIKGTIYHGNSDIQEIVVAETHNFGRCLILDNEFQSFELDEFIYHEALVQPAMIMHPEPEKVAIIGGGEGATLREVLHHKTVNKAMMVDIDEKVVECAEKYLPTFHNGCFSDKRTVLTFGDGRKFIEDSDEEFDAVIMDITCPLEEGPAYKLFTKEFYALVKQKLTPHGVLSIQASTTSPVALQTYTVLSKTLQAVFPNVFPYAAYVPSFALLWGFCLATNDLDPAQISPEKIDRRISERVNSELRFYDGITHQALFNLPKYLRKALKEQTHVNLDKNPLMEQYPGLADKD; encoded by the coding sequence CTGAAAAAAGACCTTCCTTCACGATGGATTTACGACTATTTCAGCCCTTCTGAAGTTCATAAACATGCCATTAAAGGTACAATATACCATGGAAATTCAGATATCCAGGAGATAGTAGTAGCCGAAACTCACAATTTTGGCAGATGCCTTATTCTTGATAATGAATTCCAATCGTTTGAACTGGATGAGTTTATCTATCACGAAGCGCTTGTACAGCCTGCTATGATAATGCATCCTGAACCAGAAAAAGTAGCTATTATAGGTGGTGGTGAGGGTGCTACATTGAGAGAAGTCCTCCATCATAAGACAGTCAACAAGGCTATGATGGTGGACATTGATGAAAAAGTGGTGGAATGTGCGGAAAAGTACCTGCCGACCTTTCATAATGGCTGCTTTTCAGATAAAAGGACAGTGCTTACTTTCGGTGATGGTCGCAAATTCATTGAGGACTCTGATGAAGAGTTTGATGCTGTAATAATGGATATTACCTGCCCACTGGAAGAGGGTCCCGCTTACAAGCTATTTACTAAAGAATTCTATGCTCTTGTAAAACAGAAGCTTACACCTCATGGTGTATTGTCTATCCAGGCAAGCACAACTTCACCAGTAGCTCTACAAACATATACCGTTCTCAGTAAAACGCTTCAAGCGGTATTTCCTAATGTATTTCCATATGCCGCGTACGTGCCATCATTCGCCCTGCTATGGGGATTCTGTCTCGCCACAAACGACCTGGATCCTGCCCAGATAAGCCCTGAAAAGATAGACCGCAGGATTTCTGAGAGGGTCAATTCAGAACTGAGATTCTATGATGGTATTACCCACCAGGCGCTCTTTAACCTTCCGAAGTATCTCAGGAAAGCACTTAAAGAACAGACTCACGTTAATCTGGACAAAAATCCCCTTATGGAACAATACCCAGGTCTGGCAGACAAGGATTAA